The Carnobacterium divergens nucleotide sequence TTCTTGACTTAGTTGAAAAAGAATCAATTGATTTTCTGGTTTCATTTCATTTAAAATATCGTGAATCATCAACATAATATTAGTTGGATGTTGATCAATCAACGTTAAAATCATTTTTTTTAATGTCAACTCAGGTTCTATATCTCCAGCTATTATCGCGTTTAATTCAACTGTTACTTTTTGAGTGACTTCTCGAATCACTTCAATATATAACGTTTCTTTATCTTTAAAATGGTGGTACAGTGCTGGTTGAGTGATTTGACTGAATTCCGCAATTTCTCTTGTTGACGTTGACCGATACCCTTTTAGCATAAATAATTGTTGTGCATGAGCTAGAATCGTTTTTCTAGTTTTCTGCATCTCTTCTTTTCTAGTTAACTTTTCCATCTCTACACCTTCCATTCATCCCCTTCATTGTAGCATAATTTTAAAGAAGAAAGGATCTTTCAATTCATCTAATAAAAAAACTAAAGTAGAAAACTACTTTAGTTTTTTCTATGAAGGCAATACTTTGCTTAAATAATATTTACATTCCCCTTCTATTGGGTGATTTTCTACTGTACCGAAAATCTGATACCCATTTTTTTGATAAAATTTAGGCGCTTGCCAGCTCATGGTTTCTAAAATAACTACCCTCGCACCGAATTGCTGGGCGTACTCTTCAATGTGATGCAATAATTTTTGACCGACACCTTGTTTTTGCATGGTTTGATCGATTCCAAGCAAACTGACATGAAGATGATTCCAAACAATTTCTCCTACAACGGCGCCTAATACCGCTCCATTATCATCATAAGCTGTAAAGGCAATTTCTTTTTTTTCGTAAGCCGGAATCGGTTTTCCAACTGCTACAATATGCTTTTCTAGTAAATCCGAAACTAATTGATCTGTTGACGCATAGTTGCTCTCTTTTATTTCCACGTTGTACTCCTTTAAAATTCTTAGATTTTTCGTTTATAATGTGCATAACGATGGCCTTCTTGGTCAGTGGTTTCTTTAATGAAAGTAAAATCTTGGGCTTCATAAAATAATGTAGCCAGTTCATTTTTATGAATAAAAGAAACCCACTGTTCTTTAGCTCCTTGCGCTTGGTGAACTTTAGTAATTTCAGCTAATATTTTAGTTCCAATGCCATTTCTCTTTCGAGTTGGCTTCAAATACAAAGCTAACACTTCAGCTTTTCCCTCTTCATTATAGCCCCCAGCACCGGCACCAATAATTTCGCCATCCTCATCTGCCACAATCCAACCATTCCAAGAATCATCAAGGTTACGAATCTCATCTTGAATGCGGGTATTATTGTAGTACGTTACAATTTTTTCTTCCATATCTGAAGCAGGCAATAAATCTTGATACGTGACACGATTTCCCTCTATACACACTTGAATGATTCCATCTACATCTTTTAACGTTGCTGGTCGAATAATAATCATAACGTTTCCTCCTATCGTTAATAGTCAATAGAGATTAAATCGTTAAACATTTTCTTACTTCCAGTTTACCTTGCTTAAAGAATAATTGCACCTAATGTGTTTTTAAAATGTCTCAATGCCCAACGATGCCCCTCAGAATCAAAACTAGCAACCGCTTTTTCATGAACGACAATTTGATAGCCTAAATTATAAGCATCTACAGCTGTATGGAGCACACAAATATCTGTACAAACACCCGTTAAATGAAGCTCCTTAATGTTACGCTCTCTTAAACGGATATCTAGATCTGTACCACTAAAGGCTGAATAGTGCCGCTTATCTATCCAATGAACCGTTGATTTATCTTGATTTCCTTCATAGACATCTGCTAATTTCCCATAAAGTTTTCGGCCGTTAGAGCCCATTAAATTATGGGGTGGAAACAGTTTATTTTCAGGATGATACGTATCTTTTTCATCGTGTCCGTCAATTAAAAAGACAACATATTCATCAGCTGAAATAAAATCTCGCGTAACATCAACTATATGATTTTCAATTTCCTGTCCTGCTTCTCCTGTAGTAAGGGTACCGTCTGTGGCAACAAAATCATTCGTGTAATCAATGGATAAAAGAGCTCTCATCTTAATTCCTCCTTATACTAAATCATGAATAAGTTCCATCACCATCAAAGCAGATTTTTTCCCTGCTTCAATAATAAACTCATCAAACGTGACACCAGCTTCTTCATCGGCCGTATCTGACATGGCACGCACAATCACAAATGGAACGTCAAATTGATGACAGACTTGTGCAATTGCTGCGCCTTCCATTTCAGCGGCTAACACATCTGGAAAGTTCTTCATAATTTTTGTAGTTGCTTCTTTTCCAGCAATAAAGGAATCACTCGTTACAATTAGCCCTTTAACTGGCGTTAAGCTAGCTTTTTTAGCTGCTTCCATTACTTTCTCAACGATTCCTGTGTCTGCAACATAACGAGCAGGCATTTGTGGAACCTGACCAATTACATACCCAAAAACGGTCGCATCCACATCATGATAGGCCATTTCTGAAGAAACGACGACGTCGCCAATTTTCAACCCTTGTCCAATGCCGCCAGCAGATCCAGTATTGATGACCAAATCAATATCCTGTTTTGCTAACAGTAACGTAGTCGTAATGGCTGCATTTACTTTTCCAATTCCAGAACGTACTAAAACAACTTCAATACCATCAAGAGTCCCTTCAATAAAGTCAGCTTTTGCTTCAGTCCATTCCTTTGTATCAGTCATTTTGCTCTTTAATAGGATAACTTCTTCTTCCATTGCACCAATAATTCCAATTTTCATCTATAAAACTCCTTTTGTCTTTTTTAAACTAGAAATACAATTGCTAAAACAATCGCTAATAAAACTGCCACAATTAAAATAGCTTTCGTTAAAAAACGCCCTGTTTCACGACTTTTTTCATTTTCGATTACTCGGCTTTTTGTTACTTGACCTTCTTTTTCTAATTGCTTTTGATACTCTTTTTCAACCTTGAGGCGTTCTTTGTCACGTTTTTTCCGATCTTTTTCTTCTTGTTCTTTTAATTTTTTTAATTCCGTTCGAGTCATTTCTGGTTTAGACATATAGCGATTCACTCACTTTCATTCTTGCATTTAATAATGCCTATCAATTAGCCTAACTAATTATAAACTTATTTACTTGTTTTTTCTTTAACTTTTAAAACCCGCTATCCTCTTATTATGACCTATCATACCGTGCTAAAGGATAATTTTCAATTAGTATTCATCCTTTTCTTATTATTTTGCTTCTCTTTATTCTAAAAGACTTAGATGGAAATACTTCTTTAGTCGCATAGGATAAGTAGCTAGATTTGTGCTAAAATAGAACTACATCATCTGATGAAAAAAACGGAAATTTTAATAAATACAACTAATGGAGTTGAGACATATGAAAAAATTACTCAAAAATATTTCAGATATTTTATCTTACACAATTGGCAGTATTTCTTGCCTACTAATTTTTATCCTGCTACTTTTTTTCTTTAAAGTAGGCCTATTTCTTTCCATTCTATGGACAGTCTTAATCGGAGGTGTATTTTTGTTTTTCAAACGTAAAAATAAAAACGGAACGAGCTTGCAAAAGGCAACAGATGAAAAATTACAACGCTTAACTTCTGAAAAAGAAGACTTTTATTTGCAACAAGGGCTCTCTAAAGAAGAAATAATTTTCTTTAGAGAAACAATGAATACAGCTAAAAATCAAATTGTTCTATTGGAAAAAAATTTCATTCAAGTTTCAAAATTAAAAGCAATTGAAACTCGCAATGATACGATTCAATTAACAAAATCACTTTTTAAAGAAATTGCGGAAGAACCAAGACGTTTACATGAAGTGGATCAATTTTTATATGTTCACTTACCTTCCCTAGTTGAGTTAACAAGCAAATATATTGAAATCAACCAACATAAAGTTAAAAATAAAGCAACATTTGATGTCCTTGATAAAAGTGCGACCACAATTGACCAAATGTGTCAGTTGATTGCAACAGACTACGAACACTTTATGTCTAATGATTTAGAAGACATGGACATCGAGTTGGAACTTGCAAAACAAACCCTTGCAAGAGATAATGAAGCAACAAATGTAACAGAAAACGAAGATTCAAATGAATCCTTAAAGGAGCGACTATAATATGACTGAATTAAATGATACTATTCAACCGCAAGAACCCACAATCAAAGAAGTAAACAATGAATTAGATGAGTTATTAGCAAATCCCTTTTCAGATGCAACGGCTGCGCCAAGCGTTCAAGTTGATCCTTTACAAGCAGTTGGTGCGGATGCACCTGCTCCACGAATGATTGATCGTTTGCCAAAAGAACGTCAAGTCCAAGCAAAAGCATTAGCTGAACAAATTGATGTTGCCAATGCCCAAGCTATTATGAGCTATGGTGCGGCTGCGCAACAAAAATTAGGTGAATTTTCTCATACAATGTTAAATCATGTCCAAAATCAGGACACTGGTGAGATTGGAGAGTCTTTAAATGACTTAATGTACCGCTTAAATGAAGCCAATCCAGATGAGTTACGAGCAGAAGATAACAATGTTTTCAAAAAAATATTTGGTAAAGTTCGTAAATCCATTTATGAGATGACTTCTAAATATCAAAAAATCGGTGCGCAAATTGATAAGATTGCCATTAAACTAGATCGAGAAAAAAATGGCTTATTAAATGACAACATGATGTTAGAGCAGCTCTACCAAAAAAACAAAGATTACTTTGATGCGCTAAATATCTATATCGCGGCAGGGGAAGTTAAAATGGAAGAGTTGCAACTGACGTTAATTCCAGAAGCCATAAAGCAAGCCGAGCAGTCGAATGATCAAATGGATGTTCAAGTTGTCAATGACTTAAACCAATTTTTAGATCGCCTTGAAAAACGCACTCATGACTTACGACTGGCTCGCCAAATGACCATTCAACAAGCTCCGCAAATTCGTTTGATTCAAAATACAAACCAAGCTTTGGCTGAAAAAATTCAATCTTCCATTAACACAGCGATTCCCCTTTGGAAAAATCAGATTGCAATTGCACTAACCCTTCTTCGTCAAAAAGATGCGGTCACTGCTCAACGACAAGTTTCTGAAACAACGAATGACCTATTGAAGAAAAATTCTGCTATGTTGAAAATTTCTGCCATTGAAACTGCTAAAGAAAATGAACGTGGCGTAATTGATATCGAAACCTTACAACAAACACAAGATGACTTAGTTGAAACCCTACAAGAAACATTAAAAATTCAACAAGAAGGTCGTGTGAAGCGTAAAGAAGCTGAAAAAGAATTAGCTGTCATGGAAACTGATCTACGGGATAAATTACTCGCTTTAACTTCAGATGATAATCAAGCTAATCAATATTTGAAATAACGTTTAAACAAGTAGAGAACACGTTTTTTGCTTTCTCTGCTTGTTTTTTTGTTATTTAATTATACTTGTCATATCATCACTTTTCAGTCCTACAAGCATATCCTTTGATTTGTGAACAAATTATGTCTATACTATTAATGTAATCTTAAATGATTAATAGAATTAAGTGATTGGAGGAATGTACAATGTTAGGATTTATTTGGTCAATTATCGTAGGTGGTATTTTAGGAGCTATCGGTGGGATGATTCTTGGTAAAGACGTACCAGGTGGCGTGATTGGGAACATTATCGTAGGATTTTTAGGATCTTGGGTAGGCTCATCATTATTTGGTAGTTGGGGACCTTCGATTGGCGGTTTTGCAATTTTACCAGCTTTGATTGGTGCAGTTATTTTGATTTTCATCTACTCTTTAATTGTTGGCAATCGTAATAAATAAATACAAATAAACCCTCTTGTAGGGTTTATTTTTTTTATTTAACAAAAACACTTGCTATGTAATGCATTACATCCTTTATACTGATTATGAAAGCGATCACAAAAATCATCATTGGAGGAATACTTATGCAATTCATTATTGAAGATTCGTATGAACAAATGAGTGAAACAGCTACTCACTTATTATTCGGAAAAATGGTAAATGACCGTCGTGTCAATCTTTCAATCACAGCTGGAAATAGTCCTAAAAAAATTTATGAAATCTTAGCTCCCCTCGTTAAAAATAAAAACTACCTCTCTAATGTACATTATTATAGTTTTGATGAAGTTCCATTAAAAAATGAACCGGTTGGTATGACGGAAGGATTATTAAGAGAGCAATTTTTTACACCTGCTGGAATTCCAGAATCAAATACCCACTTTGTCTCTCCTGACAACTATCAAAGCTATGACGAGGAGATAGAAGCGGTTGGTGGATTAGATGCCATGTTGATTGGCATTGGCACTGACGGTCATTTTTGTGGCAATATGCCTGGTTCTACAAAATTTGAAAACTTCACCTACCAAGTAACCGTATCACCAGAATATCCATGGTACACCAGTTTGGTCAATGACTTAGGCGAAAAAGCTCCTACCTCATTTGTCACGATGGGTCCAGCAAGTATTATGCGCGTGAAGCATCTTATTTTAATTGCAAATGGCAAACACAAGGCCGCGATAATCAAAAAAGCGTTAGAAGGTCCTGTAGACCCTGCCATTCCATCATCAATTTTAAAATTGCACCCAAATCTCACCGTTATTTTAGATCAGGATGCCGCTAGTCTTTTACGCTAAATCAAAAAAACAAGCTCTTCTATTCGAATGAGCTTGTTTTTTTGATGCTTATTTGATGTATGTTGAAATAAAATCATGAACTTCTTTTTCATAGCCTTTTTTATCTTTCACATAAGCTTCTGCGTGTCCTGCACCTTTAACAATGTAAAGCTCTTTTGGTGCTGTGGTGGCTTCATAATTTTTGTAAACCATCTCCGTAGGAACAAACAAATCTTTATCTCCGTGAATAAAAAGCATTGGCGTTTTATTCTTTTTCAGTTGATCTACTGCACTTGCTTCTCCAAAAGAATAGCCCGCTTTAAATTTGGTTACAACGCTTGTTACAGGGATCAACGGGAAGCTTGGTAAACGATACATATCTTTCAATTGGTACGCTAATTCATCTGTCACTGAGCTGTAGCCACAATCCTCCACAATGACTTTTACATTAGAGGGCAATTCTTCCCCACTTGTCATCATTACCGTCGCGCCACCCATACTCACTCCAAAAAGAGCCAACTCCGTATCTTTTCCTGTTTGATCAATCATTAAATCAATCCATTTTAAATAATCTTTTCGTTCATGCCAACCAAAACCGATATAAGACCCTTCACTTTTTCCGTGTCCTCTAGCATCTGGCGCTAAAATATTATAGCCCCAATCATGAAAAAGTTTTGCATAAGGACTCATTTGTTCATAATTCCCACTATACCCATGGGCTAAAATAACTGTTTTTTTAGAAGGCGTTGCTGCGGGGATATAAATCGCCTTTAGCTTCAATCCATCGTCTGATAGGATTGAGCGTTCTTCTCTTGGTGCTGTTTGGTACCACTCTTTTTGTATTTTCCAAGGATCGTTCTTTTTATCCGATTCTGCTGCTAAAAAATCTTTGTCATTGATTGCAATCGCAACATTATAAAAATACATTCCTGCTCCAAAAAGCGCAATCCCAATAATTACAACTAGACTTCCAAGTATGATGATCATCTTTTTCATTCTCTACCTCTTTTCTTATCTTATTCATTTTATTAAATTTTTCCAAGAGAAGCAAGTCATTTTTACTAAAGAAAAAAAGCCCAACTTTTATCGTTGAGCCTTTTTTCTATCCTTCTGATTCTTGAATTTCTTCATGCAAGTTGGTTTCATCAAATGCTGTTTTTAAAAAGGTTTCATCATGAATTTGAAAGTGTTGTTCTAGTGTTTCAAGCGTTTGAATCTCTAAAACTCCTTTTTCAAGGTTAAAATCTAAAATATGTCCACCAAATTGTCTGTCTTTGTCAATAAAGTGTAAATGAAAACCTGCTACTGTAGCTCCTTGAAATAAATCAGGGGCAAAGAAACCAACAATGGTTCCTTCGACATCTGTTTTAGTATACTCTGGTTGCATACGAGAAGCATTAATAAAACGCTGATACGGTTTTTCTTGTTTTGGAATAATACGCACGTGCATTTTTTTAAAATGTCCTTTGATTTTAATCGCAGAAAACGTATTTAAACTGCTCATTTTTTCTCTTAGGAACGTTTTCACTTCTTCGCTTGTCATTTCATTTTCAAGCAGTTCATATTTTTCTCCTTCAAAGTAGGTTACAGCAGCATATGGGACTAGTTCTTCACCTGAAAGTTTCACAATGGTTCCATCTGATTGAGCTTGAAATGCTTCTCCATCCAAGACAATTAATTCACCATCTAAAACGTCTAACGTCCCAATCCCCATATTTCCATGACTTAATAATTCCTTAATTGAAAAGGTGCCATCATATAATCCTGCCATTAATGTTCCTAATGTTCCATGTTGAAATAATATTTTTTTTGAATTCACAACGTCTTACTTCCTTTCAAACTTTAGCACTTTTAATAGAATTGATCTGGTAAAATCGTTTTTCCAAGTTCTTTATTGTCTTGGTAATCAATCGGAATGTCTACAATAACTGGGCCTTTTGTATCGAAAGCTGCTTTTAAAACACTTTGAAGTTGAGCGGGTTCGTCAACGCGCATACCTACTGCCCCAAAGGCTTCTGCATATTTCACAAAATCAACGGGTCCAAAATCAACACCAGAAGCACGACCATATTTCATTTCTTCTTGAAATTCTACCATATTGTAACGTCCATCATTCCAAATTAAATGCACAATATTTAAGTTTCGGCGAACGGCTGTTTCAAGCTCTTGGGCTGAAAAAAGAAATCCTCCATCACCAGATACTGACACAATCTGTGTGTTTGGTCGAACCAATGCCGCTGAAATAGCCCATGGCAATGCAACCCCTAAAGTTTGCATGCCATTGCTAAATAATAAGTGACGCGGTTGATAGCTTCTAAAATGACGTGCCATCCAGATGTAGTGACTGCCGATATCTACGGTGACTGTCATTTCATCTGTAACAAGCTTTTGAAGTTCTGAAATAACAGCTAAAGGATGCGTGTAGCCTGAATCGTTATTTTCTGGTGGAACATCACGTTCGGCTAATTTTTCTTGTAACGTTGCTAAATATTTTTTTGAATCACTTGCTAATTGATACCCTTTTAAATAAGGCAATAAAAAGTCTAATGTTTGCGCAATATCTCCAATCAATTCTTTTTCAGGTTGGAAATACTGATCAATTTCAGCAGGTGTGTCATCAATGACAATAATTTTAGCGTCCGACTCAGCATTCCAATTTCGTGCTTCATATTCTATTGGATCATAGCCTATCGTAATCACTAAATCACTGCGTTTTAATAACATATCTCCTGGTTGATTTCTAAACAATCCCACTCGTCCAAAAAAGTTCTTTTCAAGATCGTGAGAAATAATTCCTGCTCCTTGAAAAGTTTCTACTACTGGAATTTCAGATACTGCAATAATGTTCCGGATGGCTTGAGTAACTTCCGAACTTGACGCGCGCATACCTAGTAATAAAACTGGTAGTTTAGCTTCTTTAATTCGTTGAGAAAGCAACGTGATTTCTACTGGACTTGCAGGTCCTAATTTAGGCGCTTGTAAGGGCATAATAGTAGCGTTTTTTATTGGTGAGTCAATGACGTCTTGAGGGATACTTACAAAACTTGCGCCTTGTTTTGAACTTCTAGCTGCACGATACGCATTTGACATCACCTCAGAAATATTTTCTGGTTCTTGGATTTCAGCACTGTATTTTGTAATTGGCTCAAACAACGCAGCATTATCCATACTTTGATGTGTCAGTTTTAGCAAATCAGCTCGTTTCACTTGTCCTCCAATTGCAAGAACTGGATCTCCTTCAGCAGTTGCAGTGACTAATCCAGTTGCCAAATTACTTGCTCCTGGTCCACTGGTTGCAATTACAACGCCAGGTTTGCCTGTTAATCGTCCAATTCCAGCAGCCATAAATGCAGCATTTTGTTCATGACGAGCGACAATTAATTCAGGTCCTCTATCTAATAAACTGTCAAAAACACGGTCAATTTTTGCTCCTGGAATTCCAAAAACATACTCGACTTCGTGATTAATTAAACTATCGACAACAGCGTCTCCACCATATTTTATTTTTTCTGACATATTTAATTCCTCCACCTATCTCATTTAACTTTATCTATTCACATTATATAATGATAGCATAAGAAATAAATTTTACAACTAATTGAAACAGTCTTTCTTTCACTTATAAAATAACAAAACAAAAATATAAAAGCTAGAAAAAACAAGAATCAATATCTATCAACACTTAAAACGGTTACAACCATTGGTGGCTATTTCTTTGCTTGATTGACTCCTTTTATAAAGATAATAAAAAAACACAATCTTGTATTTCTATAACCTCCATCTATTTTACTTCATTTTGTCGAATAAAAAAGAAGTGTCCCTTATAAAGGAATCACTTCTTTTGATTGAATTCAAAAATTATAGTTTTACAACGTTAGCTGCTTGTGCGCCACGATTTCCTTCAACGATTTCGAATTCTACTGGTTGGCCTTCTTCAAGTGATTTAAAACCGTCACCTGTGATTGCGCTAAAATGTACGAATACATCTTCTCCGCCTTCTACTTCGATAAAGCCAAAACCTTTTTCACTGTTAAACCATTTTACTGTACCTTTTTCCATCTGTCCGTGACCTCCATTTATCTCTTTTTGCAATAGATTTCTTTGATAAAAAGTCCAAGTTTAGCTGTTTCTAGTTACTAAAAAGAAACAAGCCATTCAAGACCTCTTGAATTCAAACTCTTTTCGCCATTATAAAAGTAAACCCATCACAAATTCATTATAGCTCAATATTTTTTCTTATGCAAGGGTTTTACACGCTGGTTTAATAACCTTTTTAATATATTTTCAGTTCTTTTTTAAAACGTTTTGAGCCTCTTTGATAAATTCTTGATACGCATCGTTTTCATTTAAAATCATTAATTGGCTATTACTAAAATCACCTTTTTGTGCATCTGATAACGATAATGTGATTTTTTGTAAATAAGTAGCATTTCCAATTAATTCCATCCAATAATTGTCTTCATTGTCTTGATGAACAATCGTTTGAACCATTCCACCTGGATTGAAAACTTGAATTTTTTGATCAAATGACCCCTCTTTTAGTAAAACATACATCAGACTGCTAGCAGACATCGCTGTTCCACAAGCATTTGTAAAACCAACGCCACGCTCATAAGTTTTCACAAAAATTTGATCTTTTCCTAATACTTCAACAAAACTAACATTTACGCCATCAATAAAATAAGGGTTTTCTCCATTAACGAATCGGGCTATTTCTTCAAGTAAAGGACTCTCCATTGTTTCATGGTCAACAAAACTAATTAAATGTGGATTTGGAACCGCCACTGCTGAAAATAACAGCTTTGAATCTAGCTCTTTAAATGGCTGATTGATTAACGTTTCTCCTTTGCCAATTAAAGGCAGTGTCGAAGTTTGAAAAGATACAGGTGAAATTTCTACTTGATAAGTTGCAACATCATGCCCAATTTCAGTGGTTTTTTGAACTAATAAATTGGCATGCATCGTTTCTACATGAAAGTAATCTAATTGCTCTTTTTCTGCAAGGTAACGGGCCACCGTTCTTAACCCATTGCCACACATACTCGCTTCACTACCGTCACTATTGATTACACGCATTTTAGCAACTGCTTCAGGCTGTGAGCTTTTAGTGATGAATAGAATTCCATCTGCTCCATTCAATAAACCTGTTTCACGATTCGTTAAGGTTGTTGTTACTTTTACTAGTTCTGCTTCTGTTAAAGGTCTTTCTAAAATTGTTTCATCAAGAATGAAAAAACTATTTTCTGAACCGTGAACTTTTATCAGGTCAAGTTCCATCAAAACCACTCCTCTATGTCCATTTTAATAACATTATCTTATCATAAAAACGATTAGTTGACTATTTACTTCATTGAGTAAAAAAACCGAATCTTAATTTCTAAGATTCGGTTTAATTGACTTTACTCCGCTTCTTCTGGTAAAAGAGCTGCTGGATAATGTTCTTCGACAATTGTAGCACAACGATCACACAAGTTTGGAGCATCTGGATGACTGCCAACGTCATGTTTCACTCCACGACATCGCTCACACGTTTCTCCTTCAGCTTTTTCAATCAGAATCGCTACTGAATCAAATTGCAATGCATTTTCAGGTGCTGTTTCTTTCATGCCTTTTACTTCTAAATCAGACACAATAAACAGTTGAGCAAGATTGCTATCTAAAGCAGCAATCAACGCTTTCGTTTGCTCATTTGGATAAAGCACTAATTTTGCTTCAAAGGATTTTCCAATTTTCTTTTCATTACGCGCTTCTTCTAGTGCTTTTTGAACGTCATTTCTTAAGTCCATAAAGGCTTCCCACATATCCACTAATTCTTCTTCATTTGGATAATGAGTCACTTCTGGCATTTCTGATAATTGAACATAGTCTTCTTCCTCGTTTAAGAAATCCCAAACCTCTTCGGCTGTATGAGGTAAAATTGGTGTCAATAATTTTGTTAATGTTACCAATACTTCATAGAAAACAGTTTGCATTGCACGACGCTCATAAGCATCTGCCGCTTCAATATAAACAACATCTTTAGCAAAGTCTAGATAAAATTGTGATAGGTCAACCGTACAGAAGTTGTTGATTAATTGATAAATTGTAGAGAATTCATATTTTTCATAGCTTTCTTCTACTTTTCCAATTAATTGATTTAGTCGAATCATTAAATATTTATCTACTGAACGCAAGTTGTTATAGTCAACTGCATCTGCTTTTTGATCAAAATCAGATGTATTTGCCAATAGAAAACGTAACGTATTACGGATTTTACGATAAACTTCTGAAACTTGTTTTAAGATTTCATCACTTACTCGGACATCTGCTTGCGTATCAACACTAGCTACCCATAAACGAATAATATCTGCGCCCATTTGTTTCACAACTTTTTCAGGTAAAATCGTATTTCCGATTGATTTACTCATCTTGCGACCTTCACCATCTAATACCATCCCTTGAGAAAGAACCGTTTTGTATGGTGC carries:
- a CDS encoding TetR/AcrR family transcriptional regulator; protein product: MEGVEMEKLTRKEEMQKTRKTILAHAQQLFMLKGYRSTSTREIAEFSQITQPALYHHFKDKETLYIEVIREVTQKVTVELNAIIAGDIEPELTLKKMILTLIDQHPTNIMLMIHDILNEMKPENQLILFQLSQEAYTKPLSHYFVEMAQRGLLKSTINPNTAASFVMMSISPLFGQQPFKHKKPIEEQVDELIQLMLYGVFN
- a CDS encoding GNAT family N-acetyltransferase; the encoded protein is MEIKESNYASTDQLVSDLLEKHIVAVGKPIPAYEKKEIAFTAYDDNGAVLGAVVGEIVWNHLHVSLLGIDQTMQKQGVGQKLLHHIEEYAQQFGARVVILETMSWQAPKFYQKNGYQIFGTVENHPIEGECKYYLSKVLPS
- a CDS encoding GNAT family N-acetyltransferase, giving the protein MIIIRPATLKDVDGIIQVCIEGNRVTYQDLLPASDMEEKIVTYYNNTRIQDEIRNLDDSWNGWIVADEDGEIIGAGAGGYNEEGKAEVLALYLKPTRKRNGIGTKILAEITKVHQAQGAKEQWVSFIHKNELATLFYEAQDFTFIKETTDQEGHRYAHYKRKI
- a CDS encoding cysteine hydrolase family protein; the protein is MRALLSIDYTNDFVATDGTLTTGEAGQEIENHIVDVTRDFISADEYVVFLIDGHDEKDTYHPENKLFPPHNLMGSNGRKLYGKLADVYEGNQDKSTVHWIDKRHYSAFSGTDLDIRLRERNIKELHLTGVCTDICVLHTAVDAYNLGYQIVVHEKAVASFDSEGHRWALRHFKNTLGAIIL
- a CDS encoding 5'-methylthioadenosine/adenosylhomocysteine nucleosidase is translated as MKIGIIGAMEEEVILLKSKMTDTKEWTEAKADFIEGTLDGIEVVLVRSGIGKVNAAITTTLLLAKQDIDLVINTGSAGGIGQGLKIGDVVVSSEMAYHDVDATVFGYVIGQVPQMPARYVADTGIVEKVMEAAKKASLTPVKGLIVTSDSFIAGKEATTKIMKNFPDVLAAEMEGAAIAQVCHQFDVPFVIVRAMSDTADEEAGVTFDEFIIEAGKKSALMVMELIHDLV
- the macP gene encoding cell wall synthase accessory phosphoprotein MacP, encoding MSKPEMTRTELKKLKEQEEKDRKKRDKERLKVEKEYQKQLEKEGQVTKSRVIENEKSRETGRFLTKAILIVAVLLAIVLAIVFLV
- a CDS encoding 5-bromo-4-chloroindolyl phosphate hydrolysis family protein, translated to MKKLLKNISDILSYTIGSISCLLIFILLLFFFKVGLFLSILWTVLIGGVFLFFKRKNKNGTSLQKATDEKLQRLTSEKEDFYLQQGLSKEEIIFFRETMNTAKNQIVLLEKNFIQVSKLKAIETRNDTIQLTKSLFKEIAEEPRRLHEVDQFLYVHLPSLVELTSKYIEINQHKVKNKATFDVLDKSATTIDQMCQLIATDYEHFMSNDLEDMDIELELAKQTLARDNEATNVTENEDSNESLKERL
- a CDS encoding toxic anion resistance protein — protein: MTELNDTIQPQEPTIKEVNNELDELLANPFSDATAAPSVQVDPLQAVGADAPAPRMIDRLPKERQVQAKALAEQIDVANAQAIMSYGAAAQQKLGEFSHTMLNHVQNQDTGEIGESLNDLMYRLNEANPDELRAEDNNVFKKIFGKVRKSIYEMTSKYQKIGAQIDKIAIKLDREKNGLLNDNMMLEQLYQKNKDYFDALNIYIAAGEVKMEELQLTLIPEAIKQAEQSNDQMDVQVVNDLNQFLDRLEKRTHDLRLARQMTIQQAPQIRLIQNTNQALAEKIQSSINTAIPLWKNQIAIALTLLRQKDAVTAQRQVSETTNDLLKKNSAMLKISAIETAKENERGVIDIETLQQTQDDLVETLQETLKIQQEGRVKRKEAEKELAVMETDLRDKLLALTSDDNQANQYLK
- a CDS encoding GlsB/YeaQ/YmgE family stress response membrane protein; its protein translation is MLGFIWSIIVGGILGAIGGMILGKDVPGGVIGNIIVGFLGSWVGSSLFGSWGPSIGGFAILPALIGAVILIFIYSLIVGNRNK
- a CDS encoding glucosamine-6-phosphate deaminase, encoding MQFIIEDSYEQMSETATHLLFGKMVNDRRVNLSITAGNSPKKIYEILAPLVKNKNYLSNVHYYSFDEVPLKNEPVGMTEGLLREQFFTPAGIPESNTHFVSPDNYQSYDEEIEAVGGLDAMLIGIGTDGHFCGNMPGSTKFENFTYQVTVSPEYPWYTSLVNDLGEKAPTSFVTMGPASIMRVKHLILIANGKHKAAIIKKALEGPVDPAIPSSILKLHPNLTVILDQDAASLLR
- a CDS encoding alpha/beta hydrolase; translated protein: MKKMIIILGSLVVIIGIALFGAGMYFYNVAIAINDKDFLAAESDKKNDPWKIQKEWYQTAPREERSILSDDGLKLKAIYIPAATPSKKTVILAHGYSGNYEQMSPYAKLFHDWGYNILAPDARGHGKSEGSYIGFGWHERKDYLKWIDLMIDQTGKDTELALFGVSMGGATVMMTSGEELPSNVKVIVEDCGYSSVTDELAYQLKDMYRLPSFPLIPVTSVVTKFKAGYSFGEASAVDQLKKNKTPMLFIHGDKDLFVPTEMVYKNYEATTAPKELYIVKGAGHAEAYVKDKKGYEKEVHDFISTYIK